Proteins from a genomic interval of Burkholderia cepacia GG4:
- the rpsM gene encoding 30S ribosomal protein S13 has protein sequence MARIAGVNIPNHQHTEIGLTAIFGIGRTRSRSICVASGVEFSKKVKDLTDADLEKLREEVGKFIVEGDLRREVTMNIKRLMDLGCYRGVRHRKGLPMRGQRTRTNARTRKGPRRAAQALKK, from the coding sequence ATGGCTCGTATCGCAGGGGTTAACATCCCGAATCACCAGCATACCGAGATCGGCCTGACGGCAATCTTCGGTATCGGCCGCACGCGCTCGCGCAGCATCTGCGTGGCGTCTGGCGTGGAATTCTCGAAGAAGGTCAAGGACCTGACCGACGCAGACCTCGAAAAGCTGCGTGAAGAAGTGGGCAAGTTCATCGTCGAAGGCGATCTGCGCCGTGAAGTGACGATGAACATCAAGCGCCTGATGGACCTCGGTTGCTACCGTGGTGTTCGTCATCGCAAGGGCCTGCCGATGCGCGGTCAGCGTACGCGTACGAACGCACGTACCCGCAAGGGTCCGCGTCGTGCAGCGCAAGCGCTGAAGAAGTAA
- the rpmJ gene encoding 50S ribosomal protein L36 — MKVMASVKRICRNCKIIKRKGVVRVICSSDPRHKQRQG, encoded by the coding sequence ATGAAAGTGATGGCATCGGTTAAGCGCATTTGCCGCAATTGCAAGATCATCAAGCGCAAAGGCGTCGTTCGCGTGATCTGCAGCTCGGATCCGCGCCACAAGCAGCGCCAAGGCTGA
- the infA gene encoding translation initiation factor IF-1 has protein sequence MAKDDVIQMQGEVIENLPNATFRVKLENGHVVLGHISGKMRMHYIRILPGDKVTVELTPYDLSRARIVFRAK, from the coding sequence ATGGCCAAAGACGATGTAATCCAGATGCAGGGTGAGGTGATCGAAAACCTCCCGAATGCGACCTTCCGTGTGAAGCTGGAAAACGGCCATGTCGTGTTGGGGCATATCTCCGGGAAGATGCGGATGCACTACATCCGCATCCTGCCGGGCGACAAGGTGACGGTTGAATTGACGCCTTACGATCTGTCTCGTGCGCGGATCGTGTTCCGGGCGAAGTGA
- the secY gene encoding preprotein translocase subunit SecY has protein sequence MANSPSLAKPGRSTAKFGDLRRRAMFLLLALIVYRIGAHIPVPGIDPDQLAKLFQSQAGGILGMFNMFSGGALSRFTIFALGIMPYISASIIMQLLAIVSPQLEALKKEGQAGQRKITQYTRYFTVVLATFQAFGIAAALENQPGLVIDPGMLFRLTTVVTLVTGTMFLMWLGEQITERGLGNGISIIIFGGIAAGFPNAVGGLFELVRTGSMSIISAIIIVVLIAAVTYLVVFIERGQRKILVNYAKRQVGNKIYGGQSSHLPLKLNMSGVIPPIFASSIILFPATILGWFSTGQPTGSWISNTLHNVAEALKPGQPVYVLLYTLAIVFFCFFYTALVFNSRETADNLKKSGAFVPGIRPGDQTARYIDRILTRLTLAGAIYIVFVCLLPEFLVLRWNVPFYFGGTSLLIIVVVTMDFMAQVQSYVMSQQYESLLKKANFKGGNIPMR, from the coding sequence TTGGCTAACAGCCCGAGTCTTGCAAAACCCGGTCGAAGCACGGCGAAATTCGGCGATCTGCGTCGGCGAGCGATGTTCCTGCTCCTGGCGCTGATCGTCTATCGCATCGGCGCGCACATCCCCGTGCCGGGCATCGATCCGGATCAACTGGCGAAGCTGTTCCAGAGTCAGGCGGGCGGCATCCTGGGCATGTTCAACATGTTCTCGGGTGGCGCGCTTTCCCGCTTCACGATCTTTGCGCTGGGGATCATGCCGTATATCTCGGCGTCGATCATCATGCAGTTGCTGGCGATCGTCTCGCCGCAGCTCGAGGCGCTGAAGAAGGAAGGGCAGGCAGGGCAACGGAAGATCACGCAGTACACGCGGTATTTCACCGTGGTGCTCGCGACCTTCCAGGCGTTCGGTATCGCGGCTGCGCTGGAAAACCAGCCGGGCCTCGTGATCGACCCCGGCATGCTGTTCCGACTGACGACGGTCGTGACGCTGGTTACCGGCACGATGTTCCTGATGTGGCTGGGTGAGCAGATCACCGAGCGTGGTCTGGGCAACGGCATCTCGATCATCATCTTCGGCGGGATCGCAGCAGGGTTCCCGAATGCCGTCGGTGGGCTGTTCGAGCTGGTGCGTACGGGTTCGATGAGCATCATTTCGGCGATCATCATCGTCGTTCTGATTGCAGCGGTGACTTACCTGGTCGTGTTCATCGAACGCGGTCAGCGCAAGATCCTCGTGAACTACGCGAAGCGCCAGGTCGGCAACAAGATCTACGGTGGGCAGTCGTCGCACTTGCCGCTGAAGCTGAACATGTCGGGCGTGATTCCGCCGATCTTCGCATCGTCGATCATCCTGTTCCCGGCCACGATTCTCGGCTGGTTCAGCACGGGTCAGCCGACGGGGAGCTGGATCTCCAACACGTTGCATAACGTCGCGGAGGCGCTGAAGCCGGGTCAGCCGGTCTATGTGCTGCTGTACACGCTGGCAATCGTGTTTTTCTGCTTCTTCTACACCGCACTGGTGTTCAACAGCAGGGAAACCGCGGACAACCTGAAGAAGAGCGGTGCATTTGTTCCGGGCATTCGTCCGGGCGATCAGACCGCACGATATATCGACCGCATCCTCACGCGTCTGACGCTGGCCGGTGCGATCTACATCGTCTTCGTGTGTCTGCTGCCGGAATTCCTGGTGCTGCGCTGGAACGTGCCGTTTTATTTTGGTGGAACGTCGCTGCTGATCATTGTCGTCGTCACGATGGACTTCATGGCGCAGGTGCAGTCGTACGTTATGTCGCAACAGTATGAGTCACTGCTCAAGAAGGCAAACTTCAAGGGCGGCAACATCCCAATGCGTTAA
- the rplO gene encoding 50S ribosomal protein L15, whose protein sequence is MELNNLKPAAGAKHAKRRVGRGIGSGLGKTAGRGHKGQKSRSGGFHKVGFEGGQMPLQRRLPKRGFTSLTKEFVGEVRLGDLEKLPVDEVDLLALKQAGLVGELTRSAKIIATGELKRKIVVKGLGATKGARAAIEAAGGSFAE, encoded by the coding sequence ATGGAATTGAATAACCTGAAGCCGGCCGCTGGTGCCAAGCACGCCAAGCGTCGCGTCGGCCGCGGCATCGGTTCGGGCCTCGGCAAGACGGCTGGCCGTGGTCACAAGGGTCAGAAATCGCGTTCGGGCGGCTTCCACAAAGTCGGCTTCGAAGGCGGTCAGATGCCTCTGCAACGTCGTCTGCCGAAGCGCGGCTTTACGTCGCTGACGAAGGAATTCGTCGGTGAAGTGCGCCTGGGCGACCTCGAGAAGCTGCCGGTCGATGAAGTCGATCTGCTCGCACTGAAGCAAGCCGGCCTGGTCGGCGAGCTGACGCGGAGCGCAAAGATCATCGCGACGGGCGAACTGAAGCGCAAGATCGTCGTGAAGGGTCTCGGCGCCACCAAGGGTGCGCGCGCTGCGATCGAAGCGGCTGGCGGTTCGTTCGCCGAGTGA
- the rpmD gene encoding 50S ribosomal protein L30, with protein MSEKTVKVQLVKSLIGTRESHRATVRGLGLRRLNSVSELQDTPAVRGMINKVSYLVKVIA; from the coding sequence ATGTCTGAAAAAACTGTCAAGGTTCAGCTCGTTAAGAGCCTGATCGGGACCCGCGAATCGCACCGCGCGACCGTGCGTGGCCTGGGCCTGCGCCGACTCAATTCGGTTAGCGAGCTGCAGGACACGCCGGCGGTCCGCGGCATGATCAACAAGGTCTCGTACCTCGTTAAGGTCATCGCGTAA
- the rpsE gene encoding 30S ribosomal protein S5, which produces MAKMQAKVQADERDDGLREKMISVNRVTKVVKGGRILGFAALTVVGDGDGRIGMGKGKAKEVPVAVQKAMEQARRNMFKVPLKNGTLQHEVHGKHGASAVLLAPAKAGTGVIAGGPMRAVFDVMGVQNVVAKSHGSTNPYNLVRATLDGLRKQSTPADIAAKRGKSVEDILG; this is translated from the coding sequence ATGGCAAAGATGCAAGCGAAAGTTCAGGCTGACGAGCGCGACGACGGCCTTCGTGAAAAGATGATTTCGGTCAATCGCGTGACCAAGGTTGTGAAGGGTGGCCGTATTCTCGGCTTCGCCGCACTGACCGTGGTTGGCGACGGTGATGGCCGCATCGGTATGGGCAAGGGCAAGGCGAAGGAAGTGCCGGTCGCTGTCCAGAAGGCAATGGAACAAGCTCGCCGTAACATGTTCAAGGTGCCGCTCAAGAACGGCACGCTGCAGCACGAAGTGCACGGCAAGCATGGCGCATCCGCTGTCCTCCTCGCTCCGGCGAAGGCAGGTACGGGCGTGATCGCCGGCGGCCCGATGCGCGCAGTGTTCGACGTGATGGGCGTTCAGAACGTCGTGGCGAAGAGCCACGGTTCGACGAACCCGTACAACCTCGTTCGCGCCACGCTGGACGGTCTGCGCAAGCAGTCGACCCCGGCAGACATCGCGGCGAAGCGCGGCAAGTCCGTCGAAGATATTTTGGGCTAA
- the rplR gene encoding 50S ribosomal protein L18: MDKTQSRLRRARQTRIKIAELQVARLAVHRTNTHIYAQVFSPCGTKVLASASTLEAEVRAELADKSGKGGNVNAATLIGKRIAEKAKAAGIESVAFDRSGFRYHGRVKALAEAAREAGLKF, from the coding sequence ATGGATAAGACTCAATCTCGCCTGCGCCGCGCTCGCCAGACGCGTATCAAGATCGCTGAGCTGCAGGTCGCGCGTCTCGCCGTGCATCGCACGAACACGCACATCTACGCTCAAGTGTTCTCGCCCTGCGGCACCAAGGTGCTCGCCAGCGCGTCGACGCTCGAAGCAGAAGTGCGCGCTGAACTGGCCGACAAGTCGGGCAAGGGCGGCAACGTTAATGCCGCGACGCTGATCGGCAAGCGTATTGCCGAGAAGGCAAAGGCTGCCGGCATCGAATCCGTCGCCTTCGACCGCTCGGGCTTCCGCTACCATGGCCGCGTCAAGGCGCTGGCTGAGGCAGCTCGCGAAGCTGGGCTCAAGTTCTAA